The window TCCACCCCAACCCCGCCGCAAAGCGGCTCACTTGAACATGGTTTTTACGCTAGGCCTTCGGCACACCGCTGTCGTTTGTTCAGGCCTCCCTCTGATGGTAGAATCTCAAGTAGCTCAGACATCGTTCGCTTCGTTCAGGGCGGTGTCGTAAAAACCTTCCGTTAGGCGACCTACCGTAATGGATACCTCCGGGTTCTCGAACACACGCGACGGGTTCCCGATACTCGACTTTGTGGCCCAGTTTGTCGCGAAAACCGACACTTCAGTTTCGTTCCATCTCGGGCGCTGGGGTAACACCCTAGACTTCGCCGACAGTCCGCCAATGCAACTTAACTCGCCGTCTGTTTTTACCGTTTTCGGCTGGATTGACGTGCACCACCCCTGTCAGGGGCACATCAAGGCTCGGATTCGTGCCCTCCTTTCGGACGACTTGATGGCTTTTGAATCCCAACGTGAAACTATCCACGCCGTATTTGACGCGTTATCTATTCCTCGCGATGAGACTTACGAGGCAGATTTCCTGACTTCGGACAATCAACAGGCGATTCACCAAGACGTCGATCGTGATGGCATGTCTGATCGGATTTGACCGGTCGCCTAACTATTTAGGATTTGGGGTCAGCGAGGTACGAGCCTGAACCCAAATCCTTGTTCAAGGCGAGTCGCTTTGCGGTGGGGACACTCCGGCGATGGTTCCCTAGTGGTTTTGTCCGCTGCGGCGTGCCCTGGCGAAGGGCTTTGTGCGAGGTTCGGTTCGGCGCGGTGGTTTGGGCAGCCGCTCTGGAAACGCAGAACGGTGTTTTGAATCGGGCAAGGGCGTTGATCGGCTGTTGGAATCGTGTGCCGGGATGCGTTTCGTGGCAGGTTTATGCGATGGGCGCGCAGGGGCAGCGGCGTCACCGATCAGATGACTTTGAAAGCGACGTGTTATTGGAGCGACGATCTGGATCATGGCGGCGCTCTGGCTGGTTGCGGCAAAGTTGTCGTGGCAGGGGTGTAGCCCAGGTTGATCATCGGGCCGCCGCAGTTGGGGCACTGCATCGCGACCGGTTCCGCCATCACGATCTGCTGGCTGCAAGCCAGTTCGTATTGACGCTCCAGTGAGACAGCGACCAACCAGCGAACCTCCTCGAGGGATCGCTTGCTGCGCGCGTTGGCGAATCCGTAGTGACGCACACGATGAAAGCCAGCCGGCAACACGTGCTGGAGCCAACGGCGAATGAACTCTTCCACACGCATCTGCATCGGCTTGTATTGACGCGTTCCGCTGCGTTTGACTTGCAGCGTCAAGCTGGCTTCTTCGAGCGAAGTCGATTCGTCGCACTGCGTGACGCGTCGATTGGCCACCGCACCTCGCATCACGTACGGGGCCAAGTACGCGACCGCGAATTCGCCGCTGCCGACCGCTTCGCTGTCGACGACGAAGCGTCCCTTCCAGGCATCATCGGGGATCGAATCAAAGTACGATTCGGATCGCAGTTTGTCTTTCAGCTTTCCGCGAAACAACCTCTCCAGAATCTGCTCGGGCACGAACAGGCTGGCGCGACTGCTTTGCCAAACTCCGCCAGCGTCGATGCCGCCGGCGGGCACCACGACGTGAACGTGCGGGTGGTAACCCAGGTCACGTCCCCACGTGTGCAGCACGCTGGTGAATCCCGTTTCGCTCACGCCGACATGTCGCGGGTTGGTCGCTGCTTGCTGAAGTGCCTGAGCCGCCGCACTCATCATGGCGACGTACAGGACCTTGGGGTGGGCCATCGCAAACTCGCGTAATCCGGCTGGCAACGTGAACGTGATCAGAAAGTACTGGCACGGCAACAGGTTTTCTTGAACACTGGCGAGCCACTGTTGCTGACGCTGGTGCTGGCACGCTGGGCAGTGCCGATTGCAGCACGAGCGAGGCACATGAGTGACCTCACCGCAACCGGAGCAGGCATACTGGATCGTGCCCAGAGAATCTTCCCGGCACGCCATCACGGCGCGGAGGACCTTCTTCTGTTGGGCGGTCATTCGTGTTCCATGCTTCGCGATGTACTGGTCGCCATAGCGTTTCAAGACCATTGAAACGCCTTTCATGAAAGGCCTTGCTCGGCGACGTCCCCGTTCATGATCTGAGCGACGATCTGCCTGGCTCTTTCGTCACCCAGGCGTGTCAGGTGGAGGTAAACCTCGGTTGCTTGCAAGTTCTTGTGTCCGAGGTAGCCTTGCAGAACCTTGAGGTTGACTCCGGCGTCCAGCTAGGATTGGCCAGGGGTGTTCTTCAGGTCTTCGACAATCATTCGTTGTCTTTCGTCGGAACGGGAAGGTGGGATTGATATGTTCGTCGGTGGCGCGATCGCTAAATGACGGTTGCCGTCTTTCATCCCTACCGGGATTAAGCAGATACGCAGGAGTCATCCGGTTGAATGAGCCGTTTTGGGGAGAGCCACGGTCCCCACGCTCAACCGGGGCTATCGCCCAAACGGCTCATTTTGTTTCACCCAAGCGTTCCTGCCTATTTGCTTAGAAATCTCGCAACCATAGAGCTTCACAGCACCAAGCTAGATTTTGGATCTTTTCTTGGACCAAGAGTTCTCGGCAACGCCTGTTGATGCTCCTGACCTCTGATCGCAAGATCATACAGATTTGGTTGAGTTCATTCGAAATCTTTCCGTGGGATGCGTCGCCAACGTCACGTTCTATTGCCGCATGTTGGGAGACGCCCATGAATTCATTTCACCTCGGTGCGTTTCGGTTGGGCTGTTTCGAATTCCATGGTCCGTGGGAGTTGGAACACGTCGCCGGCGGCGTTGGAAAAATACAGGTGGGAGTGCGACGGTTTTCGTCCGTGGCCATCGGCCCAGATGGCAATGAAGTCAGGATGTGCGTCGAGGGCTCGGCGTACGTAAGTGTGGTTCATCTCGCTGCCATTTGTCATTTGCCGCAACTTGGTCCACGTCGCTCCTTGATCGACGCTCTTCCACATCGCCACTTCACCGCCAGGGTTGTAAGGTTGAGGACCGGATTCGGTCGGGCCAATCACCCGCCAGTCATCATCGGCCAACATCCAAAGTTCTCCCATGTCATAGTTGTTGTCTGAGGTGGTGATCGGCGAACGCTTCCATTCGCTCCCCGTCCAACGCGCCAGCATCCAAGTGCGGGGATCGTTCTTCGGGCCGGACTCGTAACCCTTGCTGGTGATGTACAGCAGGACTGGTCGATTCTTCGTGTCATAGCGAAGGTCTTTCAGGTACACGTTCAGACCTTCGGCTTCGTAGTCGTGGATCAAAGCCTCGTTGTGGACTTCCTTGAGCGGCAGCGTCAGTTTTTTGCCTTCGACCGTCGTCCACGTGTCGCCGTTGTCGGCTGTCTCGATGTAGTACAGGTTGGTTCGCCAATTGAGGCCTTTGCCTTGCGGATGATAGTTGAACATCGATCCCGCTTTGGACGCACCTATGCCAGTGATTTGGTAGTGCCCCTGCCCAATCGCCGACAGCTTTTGCCACGCACTCCAGTTTTGACCGTCAGGACTGTTCATGAAGCAGATCGTGCGGGCGGCAGGGTAGTTGTAGCGAGTGAAGAAAGCTTGGAAGCCGTTCTCTGAGTGCCACATCTGCATGTAGGAAAAGTTGGTGATTGGCGTGCGATTGTCTCCGTCGGCGCGGGTTGCCTCCACCAATTCGAATTCGTTGATGTCGAAGGGGCGTTTGCTGCGGTGGATGTAAGAAGGTCGCGACAAACCGTGTGAGGTTGAGAAGATCCAAATGTGACCATCATCATCGACGGAAATCACGGGGTTGTCGTGCGCGTCGTTGGTTTGTTTGTCCAGCAGAATGGTGGGGCGCGGCACGGTGTTGGTTTCGTGGTCGAAGTACGAAACCATGTGAAGCAATTGGCGACTGTCGCCCGCCGTTGCGCCGCCAAAGCAGAAAAACGTTTTGTTGACCTCCTTGCAGTAGATCGCAAACGGCTTGTGCTTGGCGCAGTAGGTCCCCAAGCCGCCGCTGTATTTGTAGACGTACTCGTCGCCGGACGGTTGATTCATGTACCAAATGCCTCGATAGCCATCGGCTTTCTGGTTCAATGTGACCGGTTCTTCGGCGGTGGCAGAGAGATCCAGGCTGGTCATGGTGGTGGCTAGCAACAGAGCAATCAGTCCGAGGCTTTTTTTCATGGCGTTTGTGAAGGGTGCAAGGTCGTGGGGATTTGGGTTTGAGATTTTGAGTGATGACTGGTTATTGACTCGAGGCAGCCGACGCGGCGCGGATGAACTCGCCTCGCGTGGTGGTGCCATTTGCCTGTGGAAGAACGTCGAGTGGCACGCCGATCGACGCAGCCAACGCTCGCCAGCGTTGTTCCAAGTCGGCGTCCAGCGTTTTGTCCAGTTCGACTGCGTGCCACGGAGCAGCCTCGCTGTACTGCCCGTGCAGTCTCTTCCCACGTGGTTTTCGTGGTGTCCCTTCCGGATAGAGCTTTAGCAATCCGCCAGCGGCACCCCACCACTGCACGGCGGTAAAGTCAGGCGAGCCCGGCAAGACATCGCTGACATAGATCGTGGCAGAACCATCCGCGTGAAGGTGGTGCTGCAGTTCCGAGATATCGACCTGTTGCACGGGGCGGTCGTGCTGCACGGCTAGAGCCGCTGCGTGCCCGGCGGCTTGTCCCAGTGACATCCACACCGGCTCCAAACGCAACGCACAGAAGCCGACGTGTGACGACGACACGGCACCCGGTACCAACAAATTGTCGACCTCCTTGGGTAGCAAGACTCCATAGGGAATCTGATACGGCGGCACCGGGTTGTAGAACTCACCGCTGTGTTTGCCGCCGAATCGCGGACCTTCGTGGTGGGTTCCGTGGCAGTTGTTTCCATAGTCCGCCATGGCAATCGAGTCGGGGTGAAACTTCGCCCGAGTGCCTTCCGCCGCGTATTCGCTGTCCGCCTGAGTGTAAACGTGGACACCCTGCATGCGGCGGGCTTCACGCACATACAGTTGTGGCGGCAGATGATCGGTGTCCAGGAATTCGTCTCGGCACCATCCCCATAGTTTGGCTTCTTCGCGAAACTCCGGGGGAACTTCCAAGTCGTTTTGCAGAAAGTACAGCAGGCCGACTTGGTCTCTCAGATGCTCGGCATGGATCGCTTGGCGTTCTTCGGGTGTGCCGTCTGGCCAACCAAGGTTTTTGCCTGGCAATGACAATCGCACCAAGCCTCGCGAGACATCGTTGATGTCGTATTTGCCGCCCGGTAGCACGGGCAGATGAGCCTTGAAAATGCACTTGCTCGGATAGTCGAAGACACGTTGAATTTTGTCCGACTCAATTGCATCCAGCACGCCCACGAAATCTTCGCGTCGGTAACCAGGCGGAGCAACGGGAGTCACCCGGTTGGTTTCATCTTGGGTCATGATGAAACGGAAGTTGTACGCTTGCAGTTGATCGTCCGCGGTTTCCGGTGCCAGCGATTCGCCATGTTCGTCACGTCCCTCCCGGCCGGCTCGCCATGGGACTCCTGCCATGGCCATCAAATCGCCTTCGTAGCTGCCGTCAATAAACACTTTGGCACGAACCGTTTGTGTGTTGCCTTGCGGATCGGCCAAGGTCGCTGATTCGATGCGATTTCGAGGTGACGTTTCAGTCTGGCTCAGTGTGGTGAGCCGGTGTTGATGGATCAGTTCGACGCGGGGTTGCTCATTCAACAAGGCGTGGAAGGCGGCGAGGTTGACTTTGGGTTCGCCAAACGTGCCGTGATACGAAGCCTTCACCTGCGGCGAGTCGACGCCAAAGGTTTCTGCATAGTGAGTCTCAACACGATTCGCAAAATCCAGGAACGCCCCGCTGAGACTTTCCAGGGAATGAAAGTCGGTGTGAGACAGACCGCTGGTGACCAGACCACCGATGCGGTTGCTGGGTTCAACCAGCAGAACGGATTGACCCGATTTGCCAGCAGCCACCGCCGCGGCAATGCCCGACGGTGTGGCTCCGTACACCATCACGTCAACGTTTGAATCCGCGGCCGCGTTTGGGACCAATCCAAAACTGACGAACGATATCAGGGTCGTGACCAGCCACGTGCAACGACTCATGTTGAAACTCCATCGAAAGAAACGCTACGAAGCCCAACATCATAGCCTCTTCGGCGGACGAGTTTTTGACAGGCGAGCCGGTTTGTTTGATGTTGGGTCGATGACCTTTGCATCGTGAGCTTCGTCACTTCATGCCATCGGATCGTCAAGAGATGATCCAACCGACAAGTCCTGCGAACAGCGTGTAGTAGAGGAACGCTGGAAGGGTGCGGCGTAATACCAAGCCTTCTTGCCCGAGCAAACCGACCACGGCGCAAGCGGCGACCACATTGTGAACGCAGATCATGTTGCCTGCTGCACCTCCGACCGCTTGGAGTGCGACACCCCACGTCGGATCCGTGCCGATGTGTTGGGCGACCGAAAACTGGAACTCGGAAAACATCATGTTGCTGAACGTGTTGGAGCCAGCGATGAACGCACCCAACCCACCGACCAACGGCGCAACCAGCGGCCATCCGTTGCCCATCCACTGTCCCGCTTGAGTCGCGAGCACGATGGGCATCTTGTCCAGCGTTCCGTCGCGACCGCCGTCGGAATGGATGAAGACTTGAACCATGGGAACTGAAAACAGCAGCGGAATCGAAGCCCGAACGATCATGCGAAAACTACGTCGCCACGCTAATCGAGTTGCCTCGATTGGTGTCCGGTGAAGTGCAATGGTCAGCAGCGAAACCACCACGAAAATCGACCCGGGCAAATACAACGGTTCGATGCGAACGCTGACCGAGGAAATACCAAAAATGGACTCGAAATTCCAAGCGACCGAACGGATTGCTTCCGCAACGGGTGCGAACAAACGCGTGAGCAATAACAGCAGCGCGACCAGCAAATACGGCGTCCACGCCAGCCAAGTTGGCAGAGCTTTTGTAGGCTTCGGCGACGCGAGTGTGTCTTGTTCCGAGTTTGCTTGCGACTCTCGTCCGGTCCATTCCTGTGGCCACGTGGATGAATCGGCGAACGTCCACACCTTTCCATCCTTTGGCATCATCCACCCGCGGCGGGCTGCCGTGGTCACCAAAGTCAAGCCAACCAAGGCACCGATCAGCGACGGGAATTCGGGACCCAGGAAGATCGCCGTCAAAACGTACGGCACCGTCATTGAAAGCGAGGCGAATAAAGCGAACCGCCAGACCGCCAAGCCTTCGGAGAGTCGACGATTGGCACCGAATGTTTTTGTCAGCACACAAACCATGATCAACGGAATGAACAAGCCGACGGTCGCGTGCAGAACCGCAACTTTGATTGCAATCAGGTGCAGGAACTCCGCCCAAGGAACGAAGCCTTGCTCTATCGCCAATGTTTGAGCGGCCGCTGATCCAGACAACCCTTTGTCGACGCCGACCAAGATGGGTGTTCCGACCGCTCCAAACGAAACCGGCGTGCTTTGGATAATCATGCCACAAAAGACCGCCGCCAAAGCTGGGAACCCCAGCCCGACCAACAACGGGACGCACACGGCCGCGGGAGTGCCGAAGCCGGCCGCTCCTTCGATGAACGACCCAAACAACCAAGCGATGATGATGGCTTGAACCCGAGCGTCGGGTGAGAGGTTGCTGAAAGAAGACCGGATGGTGCTGATCGCTCCGCTGACCGTCAACGATTCCAGCAGCAGAATCGCACCGAACACGATGAACAGCAAACTGACTGCAATGATCACGCCTTTGATCGATGCCGCTGCGACTTGCAGGATCGGCACTTGCCAGACCAACACCGACAAAGCCGCGGTCAAGAAAAATGCGACCGGCATCGCGCGAGACGCTGGCCAACGCAGCCCAACCAGCAATACACCAACCGTCAAAATCGGCACCAAAGCCACCAGTGCCAACATCAGTGCTTCACCCGAGTCGTCGATGATGAATCAAGTTGGTTTGTTTTCATTTTGGCAGGCTTCCGCGTGGGGAATCTGAATCGGCGAAACCGCTTTCGGGTTGAGCTTTGGAGACGTTCGGGAGACGGCATCAGAGAGGATTGCAAGGCGAGGATGGAAACCGTCGGGGCACATGCCATCCATTGATGTGCTAAGCACGTCGGCAGGAATAATCGGGCAAAACCATGTGAGCCGTTTGGGTGTTGGCCCCGGTTGTACGAGGGACAGTGGCGTTTGCCATCACAGTTCAAATGCTGAAATGCTCCTGCCGACCTGCTTGGACCGGTCCAGTGTTGTCCTTGGGAGTCAAGAGCCTGTTTCGTCGTCTAGGTCACCACTGGAGAAACGTTTCGCTTCCTAGGCTAACCGATCCACGGTCAGCTTGCTGATGTATCAGATCGTTTCATGCATTGTTGAAAGACCAATCCGACAGCGATCAATGACAAGCCGATGATCCAGATCTTTGGTTGCACCCAGAACGCTAGGCCGAGGCAGGAAGCCAGGCCAAGCCAAGGCACGATTGGTGAGAACAAGCGTTCGTCAGCAGTCAGGCGTGTTGCTGCGAGATTGGTGAGCGCGTAGTAGACCAACACGGTGAAGGCGCTGAACGACCACGTTGTTTCGACATCTCCGATGAGCGCGAGCGTTCCCACGCCGATGCCCACCGCGATGACAGCACCAGACGGATTTGAGTTTTGAGTCGAGACGGTTGCCAAGCCACGCGGCAAGTCACCGCGGCGTCCCATGGCGAAGACAACTCTCGATAGGCCGAGAATCAGGTTGAGGAGCACACCTAGCATCGCGGTCACCGCGCCGATGGCAACTAGTTTGGCGACCAATGGTGAGTTCAGATGATTTGCGACAAGTTGCAAGGGTGCGGTCTGTTGTGAGGTGGAGCTCCAAACGTCAATTCCCGCCGCGGCGACCGCGATGCCGCCAACGATTGCGTACAGCAGCGAAGATACAAGCAGTATTACAATGATGGCTCGCGGAATCGTTCGGCGTGGGTTGTGGACTTCTTCGCCGAGTGTCGCGATTCGGCCGTAGCCCGTGTAGGCGACGAACATCAATGCGCAGGCCTCCAGGAATTGCCGCGTCGCGATTGCTGGGGAATCCGACGCAAAAAAGGGTGTCAAGTTTGACGAGCCTTC of the Rhodopirellula baltica SH 1 genome contains:
- a CDS encoding IS91 family transposase; translation: MKGVSMVLKRYGDQYIAKHGTRMTAQQKKVLRAVMACREDSLGTIQYACSGCGEVTHVPRSCCNRHCPACQHQRQQQWLASVQENLLPCQYFLITFTLPAGLREFAMAHPKVLYVAMMSAAAQALQQAATNPRHVGVSETGFTSVLHTWGRDLGYHPHVHVVVPAGGIDAGGVWQSSRASLFVPEQILERLFRGKLKDKLRSESYFDSIPDDAWKGRFVVDSEAVGSGEFAVAYLAPYVMRGAVANRRVTQCDESTSLEEASLTLQVKRSGTRQYKPMQMRVEEFIRRWLQHVLPAGFHRVRHYGFANARSKRSLEEVRWLVAVSLERQYELACSQQIVMAEPVAMQCPNCGGPMINLGYTPATTTLPQPARAPP
- a CDS encoding BNR-4 repeat-containing protein, with translation MKKSLGLIALLLATTMTSLDLSATAEEPVTLNQKADGYRGIWYMNQPSGDEYVYKYSGGLGTYCAKHKPFAIYCKEVNKTFFCFGGATAGDSRQLLHMVSYFDHETNTVPRPTILLDKQTNDAHDNPVISVDDDGHIWIFSTSHGLSRPSYIHRSKRPFDINEFELVEATRADGDNRTPITNFSYMQMWHSENGFQAFFTRYNYPAARTICFMNSPDGQNWSAWQKLSAIGQGHYQITGIGASKAGSMFNYHPQGKGLNWRTNLYYIETADNGDTWTTVEGKKLTLPLKEVHNEALIHDYEAEGLNVYLKDLRYDTKNRPVLLYITSKGYESGPKNDPRTWMLARWTGSEWKRSPITTSDNNYDMGELWMLADDDWRVIGPTESGPQPYNPGGEVAMWKSVDQGATWTKLRQMTNGSEMNHTYVRRALDAHPDFIAIWADGHGRKPSHSHLYFSNAAGDVFQLPRTMEFETAQPKRTEVK
- a CDS encoding FAD-dependent oxidoreductase; its protein translation is MVYGATPSGIAAAVAAGKSGQSVLLVEPSNRIGGLVTSGLSHTDFHSLESLSGAFLDFANRVETHYAETFGVDSPQVKASYHGTFGEPKVNLAAFHALLNEQPRVELIHQHRLTTLSQTETSPRNRIESATLADPQGNTQTVRAKVFIDGSYEGDLMAMAGVPWRAGREGRDEHGESLAPETADDQLQAYNFRFIMTQDETNRVTPVAPPGYRREDFVGVLDAIESDKIQRVFDYPSKCIFKAHLPVLPGGKYDINDVSRGLVRLSLPGKNLGWPDGTPEERQAIHAEHLRDQVGLLYFLQNDLEVPPEFREEAKLWGWCRDEFLDTDHLPPQLYVREARRMQGVHVYTQADSEYAAEGTRAKFHPDSIAMADYGNNCHGTHHEGPRFGGKHSGEFYNPVPPYQIPYGVLLPKEVDNLLVPGAVSSSHVGFCALRLEPVWMSLGQAAGHAAALAVQHDRPVQQVDISELQHHLHADGSATIYVSDVLPGSPDFTAVQWWGAAGGLLKLYPEGTPRKPRGKRLHGQYSEAAPWHAVELDKTLDADLEQRWRALAASIGVPLDVLPQANGTTTRGEFIRAASAASSQ
- a CDS encoding L-lactate permease, which gives rise to MLALVALVPILTVGVLLVGLRWPASRAMPVAFFLTAALSVLVWQVPILQVAAASIKGVIIAVSLLFIVFGAILLLESLTVSGAISTIRSSFSNLSPDARVQAIIIAWLFGSFIEGAAGFGTPAAVCVPLLVGLGFPALAAVFCGMIIQSTPVSFGAVGTPILVGVDKGLSGSAAAQTLAIEQGFVPWAEFLHLIAIKVAVLHATVGLFIPLIMVCVLTKTFGANRRLSEGLAVWRFALFASLSMTVPYVLTAIFLGPEFPSLIGALVGLTLVTTAARRGWMMPKDGKVWTFADSSTWPQEWTGRESQANSEQDTLASPKPTKALPTWLAWTPYLLVALLLLLTRLFAPVAEAIRSVAWNFESIFGISSVSVRIEPLYLPGSIFVVVSLLTIALHRTPIEATRLAWRRSFRMIVRASIPLLFSVPMVQVFIHSDGGRDGTLDKMPIVLATQAGQWMGNGWPLVAPLVGGLGAFIAGSNTFSNMMFSEFQFSVAQHIGTDPTWGVALQAVGGAAGNMICVHNVVAACAVVGLLGQEGLVLRRTLPAFLYYTLFAGLVGWIIS
- a CDS encoding APC family permease — encoded protein: MNTDSRPNNPSEPAKLRRDVGLFGAMMMGLGSIVGTGVFVSIGIAAGITGPSVVLAILVAGLVATFNGLSSAQLAAAHPVSGGTYEYGYRWLTPSMGFTAGWMFLCAKSASAATAALGFAGYALQLFQFDHDDWIVPLAIGAVVATTLLLLGGIRRSNWTNIAIVSMTLIALASFVIAGLPFAWREGSSNLTPFFASDSPAIATRQFLEACALMFVAYTGYGRIATLGEEVHNPRRTIPRAIIVILLVSSLLYAIVGGIAVAAAGIDVWSSTSQQTAPLQLVANHLNSPLVAKLVAIGAVTAMLGVLLNLILGLSRVVFAMGRRGDLPRGLATVSTQNSNPSGAVIAVGIGVGTLALIGDVETTWSFSAFTVLVYYALTNLAATRLTADERLFSPIVPWLGLASCLGLAFWVQPKIWIIGLSLIAVGLVFQQCMKRSDTSAS